In Sphingobacteriaceae bacterium, the following proteins share a genomic window:
- a CDS encoding aldehyde dehydrogenase, with the protein MPRLNVLKTYKIFIGGQFPRTESGRYYELKNLKKQTIANICLSSRKDVKNAVVAARGAFAGWSGKTAFNRSQILYRIAEMLEGRKSQFVEELVVQGVTTKSAEKEVLLSIDRLVHYAGWCDKYQQIFSSVNPVVSSHFNFSVPEPTGVVSLIAPSDLPLLGLVSVIAPIIAGGNTCVVLASEKFPLSSITFSEVLSTSDLPAGVVNILTGSHGELHSHFSSHMDVNAVVYCGSKKEAIKSIQQNCSLNVKRFFHWNKDWLKEENQNPYLILDLQEVKTTWHPIENIGIGGAKY; encoded by the coding sequence ATGCCTCGCCTCAACGTTTTAAAAACATACAAGATTTTTATTGGCGGACAATTTCCCCGAACAGAAAGTGGGCGGTATTATGAATTAAAAAATTTGAAAAAACAGACGATAGCGAACATCTGTTTGTCGTCGCGAAAAGATGTGAAGAATGCCGTTGTGGCAGCGCGTGGAGCCTTTGCAGGATGGAGTGGTAAAACTGCATTTAACCGTTCGCAAATCTTATACCGCATTGCAGAAATGCTGGAGGGGAGAAAATCTCAATTTGTGGAAGAGTTAGTTGTGCAGGGAGTTACCACAAAATCTGCTGAAAAGGAAGTGTTGTTGAGCATCGACCGCCTGGTTCATTACGCCGGTTGGTGCGATAAGTATCAACAGATTTTTAGTTCTGTAAATCCGGTTGTTTCGTCACATTTTAACTTTTCAGTTCCTGAACCAACAGGGGTGGTATCTCTTATTGCGCCGTCAGATTTACCTTTATTAGGCCTGGTAAGTGTTATTGCTCCCATTATTGCCGGTGGCAATACTTGTGTGGTTCTGGCTTCCGAAAAGTTCCCTTTGTCTTCTATTACCTTCAGTGAAGTGCTTTCAACGTCAGACCTTCCAGCAGGTGTGGTAAATATTCTCACGGGTTCTCACGGGGAATTGCATTCGCATTTTTCTTCTCACATGGATGTTAACGCAGTCGTTTATTGCGGGTCTAAAAAAGAGGCAATAAAAAGTATTCAGCAAAATTGTTCTTTAAACGTAAAACGTTTTTTTCACTGGAACAAAGATTGGTTAAAGGAGGAGAATCAAAATCCTTACCTGATTCTTGATCTACAGGAAGTAAAAACAACCTGGCATCCTATCGAAAACATCGGAATTGGCGGCGCCAAATATTGA
- a CDS encoding ABC transporter permease encodes MLMYKVFKKPQKFSVYVRQIIVEIDTIGISSLSIVAIISVFMGGIIALQTANSISSPLIPLYAVGFTTRESIMLEFSPTVVCLILAGKVGSNIASEIGAMRITEQIDALEIMGINSAGYLIFPKIAAAVIIFPVLIALSMFLGIAGGYVMGVSSGDFTAYEYVYGIQAFFEPRKLYYSFTKVLLFAFIITSVSSYYGYRTSGGALEVGKSSTNAVVYASILILLFDLILTNIFPKY; translated from the coding sequence ATGTTGATGTACAAGGTTTTTAAAAAGCCTCAAAAATTCAGTGTTTATGTGCGTCAGATTATTGTTGAAATCGATACCATTGGTATTTCTTCCTTATCTATAGTTGCTATCATTTCAGTCTTTATGGGTGGTATTATAGCCCTGCAAACTGCCAACAGCATTTCAAGCCCGTTAATCCCTCTTTACGCAGTTGGATTTACAACCCGTGAAAGTATTATGCTGGAGTTTAGCCCAACTGTTGTGTGTTTAATTTTAGCGGGAAAAGTAGGATCTAACATCGCCTCTGAAATTGGTGCCATGCGCATCACAGAACAAATAGACGCTCTGGAAATTATGGGAATAAATTCTGCCGGATATTTAATTTTTCCAAAAATTGCGGCAGCGGTTATTATTTTTCCAGTTTTAATTGCGTTGAGTATGTTTTTGGGAATTGCCGGAGGTTATGTCATGGGAGTTTCTTCAGGAGATTTTACAGCGTACGAATATGTGTATGGTATACAGGCGTTTTTTGAACCCAGAAAATTATATTACTCTTTCACAAAAGTTTTACTTTTTGCTTTCATTATTACATCGGTTTCTTCTTACTACGGATACCGAACTTCGGGTGGCGCTCTCGAAGTAGGAAAGAGCAGTACCAATGCAGTTGTTTACGCTAGTATTTTAATTTTGTTGTTCGATCTTATCCTAACTAACATATTTCCGAAATATTGA
- a CDS encoding ABC transporter ATP-binding protein has product MIEIKNINKSFGERHVVKDVSFQFHPGKTNLIIGESGSGKTTILKLMVGLHQIDSGEIIYDGQNFPELNSDEQQEIRTRIGMLFQGGALFDSQTLEENVRFPLDMFTSLSKEEKQERVNFCLQRVKLEGKNALYPGELSGGMKKRAALARAIANNPKYLFCDEPNSGLDPKTSIVIDNLIKDVTEEYNITTIIVTHDMNSVIEIGDNIMFVYKGENWWTGDKSQVLNSKNQELTDFVFASSFMKTVFKAQ; this is encoded by the coding sequence TTGATCGAAATAAAAAATATCAATAAAAGTTTTGGGGAGAGGCATGTGGTTAAGGATGTTTCTTTTCAATTTCATCCCGGCAAAACGAATCTGATCATAGGCGAGAGTGGAAGTGGCAAAACCACTATTCTCAAATTAATGGTGGGATTGCATCAAATCGACTCCGGAGAAATTATTTACGATGGACAAAATTTTCCGGAATTAAATTCAGACGAACAGCAGGAGATAAGAACCCGCATTGGCATGTTATTCCAGGGCGGCGCTTTATTTGACTCTCAGACTCTTGAAGAAAATGTTCGTTTTCCACTGGACATGTTTACCAGTTTAAGTAAAGAGGAAAAACAGGAGCGCGTAAATTTTTGTCTGCAACGTGTAAAACTGGAAGGTAAAAATGCTTTGTATCCTGGCGAATTGAGTGGTGGTATGAAAAAACGGGCGGCCTTAGCCAGGGCGATCGCAAATAATCCCAAATATTTATTTTGTGATGAACCTAACTCTGGTTTAGATCCAAAGACCTCTATCGTAATTGACAATTTAATTAAAGACGTTACCGAGGAATACAACATCACTACGATTATCGTAACCCATGATATGAATTCGGTGATAGAGATAGGCGATAATATAATGTTTGTTTACAAAGGCGAGAACTGGTGGACCGGCGATAAAAGCCAGGTTTTAAACAGTAAAAATCAGGAGTTGACAGACTTTGTTTTCGCAAGCTCTTTTATGAAAACAGTTTTTAAAGCGCAATAG
- a CDS encoding MepB family protein: MSPDLILTKQLLYDPLDFTLSDFIEESESKEYSASTFVLNGIPVKFRTAKITPTKTGAFVTLWKRNATGITCPHNDTDPFNFYVISVRKEDFFGQFVFPKSALIKQGVLSRHGKEGKRGFRVYPDWERVENKQAEKTQKWQSEFFLEINDGKNLNLEKAKSILKTIAL, from the coding sequence ATGTCTCCTGATTTAATTTTAACGAAACAGCTACTTTACGATCCTTTAGATTTTACTCTTTCAGACTTTATAGAAGAATCTGAAAGCAAAGAGTATTCAGCCAGCACTTTTGTGTTGAACGGAATTCCAGTAAAATTTAGAACGGCAAAAATAACGCCCACAAAAACAGGGGCTTTTGTGACTTTATGGAAAAGAAATGCAACCGGAATCACTTGCCCCCACAACGACACAGACCCTTTTAATTTTTATGTGATCAGCGTTCGGAAAGAAGATTTTTTCGGACAATTTGTATTTCCAAAATCTGCCTTAATCAAGCAGGGAGTCTTATCAAGGCACGGGAAAGAAGGTAAACGTGGCTTTCGGGTATATCCCGACTGGGAGCGTGTTGAAAATAAACAAGCGGAGAAAACCCAAAAGTGGCAATCCGAATTTTTTCTTGAAATAAATGATGGGAAAAATTTAAATCTGGAGAAAGCCAAATCTATTCTAAAAACTATTGCGCTTTAA
- a CDS encoding ABC transporter produces the protein MNLLSINNISKAYGAKVLFNKISFGINYGEKVALVAKNGSGKTTLFKILKGIEIADEGEVVFRKDITVGFLEQNFAFDETLTIQQLIDTADNQFVRCIRNYDAVIKLSETDSSDSVADRMEIALNEMNLIDAWDYEKNILEILTKLEIKDTSRIISTLSGGQKKRVALALTLINKPNLIIMDEPTNHLDIEMIEWLENYLQDGSISILLVTHDRYFLDEVCDKIIEIDNHMLYEYKGNFDYYLEKKAEREQISDAEIDKARNLYRKEVVWVRKMPKARGTKSKSRVDAFYEIEKKAKQKRVEKKIELTVKMERMGSKIVELHGITKNYPNKVILSEPFTYTFIPGEKIGVVGKNGVGKTTLLNIIQGKEEVDAGRVALGDTIVFGYYSQAGMIINTDKRIIEIIQDIAEHIPLANGASLSASQLLTRFNFPPNVQYSYAHTLSGGEKRRLFLLTVLMKNPNFLILDEPTNDLDIVTLQTLEDFLEEFKGCVLIVSHDRYFIDRLVDHTFVLEGNGAIKDYPGNYTEYRNWISEQKEASKQEALGGKQSAVGSKQPAEVTSSVVEKKQEAAAAKQEVKTPAKKLSFKMQRELEELEIDIPVLEERKMRLNDELASGLTDYNEVQQRTDELKTVTEELDQKSMRWLEIQDEM, from the coding sequence ATGAATTTACTCTCTATTAATAATATTTCTAAGGCATACGGTGCAAAAGTGCTGTTTAATAAAATAAGTTTCGGTATTAATTACGGCGAAAAAGTAGCTCTGGTTGCCAAAAATGGTTCCGGGAAAACAACTTTATTTAAAATTTTAAAAGGGATCGAAATAGCTGATGAAGGAGAGGTTGTTTTTAGAAAAGACATTACGGTTGGATTTTTAGAACAGAACTTTGCATTTGATGAAACACTTACTATTCAACAACTCATTGATACCGCCGACAATCAGTTTGTACGCTGCATTCGTAATTACGATGCTGTTATTAAACTAAGCGAGACCGATTCGAGCGACTCTGTTGCCGACAGAATGGAAATTGCTTTGAACGAAATGAATTTGATCGATGCCTGGGATTATGAAAAAAATATCCTGGAGATTCTGACAAAATTAGAGATCAAAGATACAAGCCGCATCATAAGTACTCTTTCGGGTGGACAAAAAAAACGTGTGGCTCTTGCTCTCACATTAATTAATAAGCCTAACCTTATTATTATGGATGAGCCTACCAATCACCTCGATATTGAGATGATTGAATGGTTGGAAAATTATTTACAGGATGGATCAATTAGTATTTTATTAGTAACCCACGACCGTTATTTTTTAGATGAAGTGTGTGATAAAATCATTGAGATAGATAACCACATGCTTTATGAATACAAAGGAAACTTTGATTATTATTTAGAGAAAAAAGCTGAACGCGAACAGATCAGCGATGCTGAAATTGATAAAGCCAGAAACCTATACCGCAAAGAAGTGGTTTGGGTGCGTAAGATGCCAAAGGCCCGCGGAACCAAATCAAAATCGCGCGTAGATGCTTTTTATGAAATTGAAAAGAAGGCAAAACAAAAACGCGTTGAGAAAAAAATTGAATTAACGGTGAAGATGGAACGTATGGGTTCTAAGATTGTGGAGCTTCATGGCATCACAAAAAATTATCCCAACAAAGTTATTTTATCTGAACCCTTTACTTATACTTTTATTCCGGGAGAGAAAATTGGTGTTGTAGGGAAAAACGGTGTCGGGAAAACAACTTTATTAAACATTATTCAAGGCAAAGAAGAAGTAGATGCAGGAAGAGTAGCCCTGGGAGATACTATTGTGTTTGGATACTATTCTCAGGCAGGAATGATCATTAATACGGACAAACGTATTATTGAAATTATCCAGGATATCGCAGAACACATTCCTTTGGCAAATGGGGCGAGCTTATCTGCTTCGCAATTGTTGACACGCTTTAATTTCCCGCCGAATGTGCAATACAGCTATGCCCATACATTAAGCGGTGGTGAAAAAAGAAGATTGTTTCTTTTAACGGTGTTGATGAAGAATCCCAACTTTTTGATTCTTGATGAGCCAACCAATGATTTAGACATTGTGACTTTACAAACACTTGAAGATTTCTTGGAAGAATTCAAAGGCTGTGTTTTGATTGTTTCCCATGACCGTTATTTTATTGACCGTTTGGTAGATCATACTTTCGTGTTAGAAGGCAATGGCGCTATTAAAGATTACCCGGGTAACTATACCGAATACAGAAACTGGATCAGCGAACAGAAAGAAGCCAGTAAGCAGGAGGCATTGGGCGGTAAGCAGTCAGCAGTGGGCAGTAAGCAGCCGGCAGAAGTCACTTCGAGCGTAGTCGAGAAGAAACAGGAAGCCGCTGCAGCAAAACAGGAAGTTAAAACGCCTGCGAAGAAATTATCTTTTAAAATGCAACGTGAACTCGAAGAACTGGAAATTGATATTCCTGTTTTAGAAGAAAGAAAAATGCGTCTCAACGATGAACTGGCGAGTGGTTTAACGGATTATAATGAGGTTCAGCAACGTACCGACGAATTAAAAACTGTAACGGAAGAGCTGGATCAAAAATCGATGCGCTGGTTAGAAATCCAGGATGAAATGTAA
- a CDS encoding tRNA (guanosine(37)-N1)-methyltransferase TrmD, which translates to MRIDIISAVPDLMTSAFGHSILKRAIANKLVEVNLINLRDYSTNKQKQLDDYAFGGGAGMVMMIEPIDNCIKDLKSKNSYDEIIYMSPDGELLNQGICNQLSLVKNIIILCGHYKGVDHRVREHLITREISVGDYVLSGGELAAAILSDSIIRLLPGVLNDETSALSDSFQDNLLAPPVYTRPSNYNGWEIPPVLLSGHTANIDKWRHEQSVERTKIRRPDLLK; encoded by the coding sequence ATGCGTATTGATATAATTAGCGCCGTTCCCGACCTTATGACCAGCGCGTTCGGGCATTCCATTCTAAAAAGGGCCATTGCCAACAAATTGGTGGAAGTAAACCTTATTAATTTAAGAGACTATTCCACCAACAAGCAAAAACAACTCGATGACTATGCCTTTGGCGGCGGTGCTGGTATGGTAATGATGATAGAACCCATTGACAACTGTATTAAGGATTTAAAATCTAAAAATAGCTACGACGAAATTATCTACATGTCGCCGGATGGTGAATTGTTAAATCAAGGTATTTGTAACCAGCTTTCGTTGGTTAAAAACATCATTATTTTGTGCGGACATTACAAAGGCGTCGATCACAGGGTTAGAGAACACCTGATAACCCGGGAAATTAGTGTGGGAGACTATGTTTTAAGCGGTGGAGAGCTCGCCGCGGCTATTTTAAGTGACTCTATCATCCGCTTATTGCCAGGTGTGTTAAACGACGAAACTTCTGCCCTAAGCGACTCTTTTCAGGACAATTTACTGGCACCTCCGGTTTATACCCGTCCATCTAACTACAATGGCTGGGAAATTCCACCCGTTTTATTGAGCGGACACACTGCCAACATTGATAAATGGCGTCACGAACAAAGTGTTGAACGTACTAAAATACGGCGTCCTGACTTATTGAAATAG
- a CDS encoding NAD(P)(+) transhydrogenase (Re/Si-specific) subunit alpha, with protein MIYMKVGIPAELFPDELRVAATPKTVKRLQKQGFEVQIQHNAGKKANFSDKEFEEAGAKIVQTAEQIYANSDIVLKVKEPTIPEIEMMREGLVLLSYLWPAQNQALLQKLADKKVNAVAMDAIPRISRAQKMDVLSSMANIAGYRAVVEGAYHFGRFLNGQITAAGKVEPAKVLVIGAGVAGLAALGAANSLGAIVRAFDTRKEVAEQIESMGATFLTVELEEDGATSSGYSKEMSKEFIDAEMLLFKEQAAEVDIIITTAQIPGKPAPKLILDYHVAAMKPGSVIVDLAASSGGNCVLTKPGEVYTTDNGVTIVGKLSQLPSQASQLYGNNLCHLLDDMGKADKFKIDMEDAVVSRAMVTHDGKINWPPAPLPVSPAKPKVSAAVTAENEKASEAQKIKKQATSMAIRLTFIGLLLLLLGQFAPAEFMQHFTVFVLSVFIGWQVIWNVSHSLHTPLMAVTNAISGIIIVGGLLQTNDDFSSPMTILAFLAILVASINIVGGFVVTRRMLNMFKK; from the coding sequence ATGATATATATGAAAGTTGGAATCCCAGCGGAACTATTTCCTGATGAATTAAGAGTTGCGGCAACCCCAAAAACTGTAAAACGACTTCAAAAACAAGGATTTGAAGTACAGATCCAGCACAACGCTGGAAAAAAAGCAAATTTTTCGGATAAAGAGTTTGAAGAAGCCGGTGCTAAAATAGTGCAGACTGCTGAACAGATTTATGCAAATTCAGATATTGTGCTTAAAGTTAAAGAGCCTACCATTCCAGAAATTGAGATGATGCGCGAAGGTTTGGTTTTGCTGAGCTACTTATGGCCGGCACAAAATCAGGCATTACTTCAAAAATTAGCGGATAAAAAAGTAAATGCTGTGGCTATGGATGCGATTCCCCGCATTTCGAGAGCACAGAAAATGGACGTTCTTTCTTCTATGGCGAACATAGCGGGTTACAGAGCAGTGGTGGAAGGCGCTTACCATTTCGGAAGATTTTTAAACGGACAAATTACTGCGGCGGGAAAAGTAGAACCTGCAAAAGTTTTAGTGATTGGCGCTGGTGTGGCGGGTTTAGCGGCATTAGGAGCGGCAAATTCATTGGGTGCTATTGTGAGAGCTTTCGATACCCGTAAAGAAGTAGCAGAACAAATTGAATCTATGGGCGCCACTTTTCTCACCGTTGAACTGGAAGAAGACGGCGCAACATCATCGGGCTACTCTAAAGAAATGAGTAAAGAATTTATTGATGCAGAAATGCTTTTGTTTAAAGAGCAGGCTGCTGAAGTAGATATTATTATAACAACGGCACAAATTCCTGGCAAACCAGCGCCTAAGCTGATTCTTGATTATCATGTGGCCGCTATGAAGCCTGGATCTGTAATTGTGGATCTTGCAGCTTCTTCTGGTGGAAATTGTGTGCTCACAAAACCAGGAGAGGTTTATACAACCGATAATGGTGTTACCATTGTTGGTAAGCTGAGTCAACTACCAAGTCAGGCATCACAACTTTACGGAAACAATCTTTGTCATTTATTAGATGACATGGGCAAAGCCGACAAGTTTAAAATTGATATGGAAGACGCGGTGGTTTCCAGAGCAATGGTGACGCATGATGGCAAGATCAATTGGCCACCCGCACCTCTTCCCGTAAGTCCTGCAAAACCAAAAGTCTCAGCGGCTGTTACGGCAGAGAACGAAAAAGCTTCTGAAGCTCAAAAAATAAAAAAGCAAGCGACTTCCATGGCAATACGTTTAACCTTTATAGGATTGCTTTTGTTATTGTTAGGGCAGTTTGCTCCGGCTGAATTTATGCAACATTTCACCGTGTTTGTGTTATCGGTATTTATCGGCTGGCAAGTTATATGGAATGTATCCCATTCTTTACATACACCTTTAATGGCCGTTACCAACGCCATTAGTGGTATCATCATCGTGGGAGGTTTATTACAAACCAACGATGATTTTTCAAGTCCGATGACTATTCTGGCCTTTCTCGCTATTTTGGTTGCCAGCATTAATATTGTCGGAGGATTTGTAGTGACACGTCGTATGTTGAACATGTTTAAAAAATAA
- a CDS encoding NAD(P)(+) transhydrogenase (Re/Si-specific) subunit beta, giving the protein MEIGIQTAAYLFASILFILSLGSLSSQESAKRGVLYGIIGMVIAILATVLGAGVHGQIYIIAAIAIASVIGLLLARKVEMTSMPQLVAILHSFVGLAAVLVGFGSYLDPHTHMLTGTERTIHLVEVFVGVFIGALTFTGSIIAWGKLEGKVRSKPLLYPGRHFVNIIMVVASIVLGVLFANAEGTSGMTQLCIMTAISGFVGVMLVMAIGGADMPVVVSMLNSYSGWAASAAGFMLGNDLLIVTGALVGSSGAILSIIMCEAMNRSFFSVILGGFGNAPAASGDAKAIEGEVTSVSHEEVADLLKEAKSVVIVPGYGMAVAKAQYPIFEMVQRLRKAGKKVRFAIHPVAGRLPGHMNVLLAEANVPYDIVLEMDEINEDLPETDVVMVIGANDVVNPGAQDDPSSPIYGMPVIEAWKAEKVIVMKRSMSVGYAGVENPLFYKSNAEMLYGDAKESVEKILGFLKA; this is encoded by the coding sequence ATGGAAATTGGAATTCAAACAGCAGCGTATTTATTCGCAAGTATCTTATTTATTTTAAGTTTAGGTAGTTTGTCCTCGCAGGAATCTGCAAAACGCGGTGTACTTTATGGTATCATTGGAATGGTGATCGCTATTTTAGCAACTGTTCTCGGAGCGGGTGTTCATGGACAAATCTATATCATTGCAGCCATAGCCATTGCCTCTGTTATTGGTTTATTATTAGCTCGCAAAGTAGAGATGACCTCTATGCCTCAGCTGGTAGCAATTCTTCATAGCTTTGTGGGACTGGCAGCAGTACTTGTAGGTTTTGGCTCTTACCTCGATCCGCATACCCATATGCTTACGGGAACAGAAAGAACTATCCACTTAGTAGAAGTTTTTGTGGGTGTATTTATTGGAGCTCTTACTTTTACCGGATCTATCATTGCCTGGGGCAAGCTCGAAGGCAAAGTAAGAAGCAAACCTTTGTTATATCCTGGCCGCCATTTTGTAAATATTATTATGGTAGTTGCCAGTATAGTGTTGGGCGTGTTGTTCGCTAATGCCGAAGGAACAAGCGGAATGACGCAGTTATGCATTATGACTGCTATTTCAGGATTTGTAGGTGTGATGTTGGTTATGGCTATTGGTGGTGCAGACATGCCGGTGGTGGTTTCTATGTTGAATTCTTATTCCGGTTGGGCCGCATCAGCTGCGGGTTTTATGCTTGGAAACGATTTACTGATTGTTACAGGCGCATTGGTAGGTAGCTCAGGTGCTATTCTTTCTATCATTATGTGTGAAGCAATGAACCGTTCTTTCTTCTCTGTTATTTTAGGTGGATTTGGAAATGCACCTGCTGCAAGTGGCGATGCAAAAGCTATTGAAGGAGAAGTAACTTCTGTGAGTCATGAAGAGGTTGCTGACTTATTGAAGGAGGCAAAATCTGTAGTAATTGTTCCTGGGTATGGAATGGCTGTTGCAAAAGCGCAGTATCCTATTTTTGAGATGGTACAACGTTTACGCAAAGCGGGTAAAAAAGTGAGATTCGCTATTCACCCAGTGGCAGGGCGTTTACCTGGACATATGAACGTGCTATTAGCGGAAGCAAATGTACCTTATGATATTGTTTTAGAAATGGATGAGATCAACGAAGATCTTCCGGAAACAGATGTAGTAATGGTTATTGGGGCTAACGACGTTGTAAATCCTGGTGCACAGGATGATCCCTCAAGTCCTATTTACGGAATGCCTGTAATAGAAGCATGGAAAGCAGAAAAAGTAATTGTGATGAAACGTTCTATGTCTGTGGGATATGCGGGTGTTGAGAATCCTTTGTTCTACAAATCAAATGCAGAAATGCTTTACGGCGATGCTAAAGAGAGCGTTGAGAAAATTTTAGGCTTTCTAAAAGCTTAA
- the fdhA gene encoding formaldehyde dehydrogenase, glutathione-independent has protein sequence MCHNHGVTYVKPGVVEVREIEYPKLALGNRKCEHGVILKIVSTNICGSDQHMVRGRTTAPEGLVLGHEITGLVIEAGRDVEFVKVGDLVSVPFNIACGRCRNCKVGQTGICLNVNPARPGAAYGYVDMGGWVGGQAEYVMIPYADFNLLKFPNSDQAMEKIKDLTLLSDIFPTGFHGAVTAGVGPGSIVYIAGAGPVGLACAASCHLLGAAVVIVGDMIDERLTQAQSFGCEIIDLKKDIPLGDQIAAIVGIPEVDCAVDCVGFEAKGHGHDSGEEQPATVLNSIMEVTRAGGSLGIPGLYVTGDPGAKDEAAKKGSLSIRIGLGWAKSHSIHTGQCPVMKYHRQLMNAILYGKIEIAKAVNVEVISLKDSVRGYHDFDKGAAKKFVIDPHGMIKN, from the coding sequence ATGTGTCATAATCATGGAGTAACTTATGTAAAGCCGGGAGTGGTTGAAGTAAGAGAAATAGAATATCCTAAACTTGCTTTGGGAAACAGAAAATGTGAACATGGCGTAATCCTTAAAATCGTTTCTACAAATATTTGCGGAAGCGATCAACACATGGTGCGCGGAAGAACCACCGCCCCGGAAGGTCTTGTGCTCGGCCATGAAATTACCGGCCTTGTAATAGAAGCGGGCCGCGATGTTGAATTTGTAAAGGTAGGAGATCTTGTTTCTGTACCTTTTAATATCGCTTGCGGACGTTGCAGAAATTGTAAAGTTGGACAAACAGGCATTTGTTTAAATGTAAACCCCGCACGTCCAGGTGCAGCGTATGGCTACGTAGACATGGGCGGCTGGGTTGGTGGACAGGCAGAGTATGTTATGATTCCTTACGCCGATTTTAATCTGCTAAAATTTCCAAACAGCGATCAGGCGATGGAAAAAATAAAAGATCTTACTTTATTATCTGATATTTTTCCGACAGGCTTTCACGGTGCTGTGACCGCAGGTGTTGGTCCGGGAAGTATTGTTTACATTGCTGGTGCGGGTCCTGTAGGCCTCGCCTGTGCCGCCTCTTGTCATTTGTTGGGAGCTGCAGTAGTGATTGTTGGCGATATGATCGACGAGCGTTTAACGCAGGCGCAAAGTTTTGGTTGTGAAATTATCGATCTGAAAAAAGATATTCCTTTGGGAGATCAGATAGCTGCTATTGTCGGCATACCGGAAGTAGATTGTGCCGTAGACTGTGTAGGCTTTGAAGCAAAGGGACACGGACACGACAGCGGAGAAGAACAACCTGCTACCGTTTTAAATTCCATCATGGAAGTTACACGTGCTGGCGGTTCTTTAGGAATTCCGGGTTTATATGTAACGGGCGATCCTGGTGCAAAAGACGAAGCTGCTAAAAAAGGTAGCTTAAGCATACGTATTGGTTTAGGATGGGCAAAGTCTCACTCTATCCATACAGGTCAATGTCCGGTTATGAAATACCATAGACAATTGATGAATGCCATTTTATATGGTAAGATTGAAATTGCAAAAGCCGTAAACGTGGAAGTCATTTCCTTAAAGGATTCCGTTCGCGGGTATCACGATTTTGATAAGGGCGCCGCAAAAAAATTTGTGATTGATCCGCATGGCATGATCAAAAATTAA
- a CDS encoding glycolate utilization protein, protein MNITLEQAETAIKAAKKKAADLNLLMNISIVDSGTNLTAFARMDGAWLGSIDISMKKARTARYFNMDTGIIGSLSQPGGSLYNIEHSNNGLITFPGGVCIKDAKGEIIGAIGVSGSTVENDHTVALAGAEAVK, encoded by the coding sequence ATGAATATTACATTAGAACAAGCAGAAACAGCAATTAAAGCAGCGAAGAAGAAAGCGGCAGACTTAAATTTATTAATGAATATCTCAATCGTGGATAGTGGTACTAACCTAACAGCTTTCGCGCGTATGGACGGAGCATGGCTTGGATCAATTGATATTTCGATGAAAAAAGCGCGCACTGCACGCTATTTCAACATGGATACCGGTATCATTGGTAGTTTATCGCAACCCGGCGGATCTTTGTACAATATCGAACATTCAAATAATGGACTTATTACTTTTCCCGGTGGTGTTTGTATTAAAGATGCTAAAGGAGAAATTATTGGTGCTATTGGTGTTTCAGGAAGTACTGTTGAGAACGACCACACAGTGGCTTTAGCCGGAGCTGAGGCGGTAAAATAA